A window of the Polaribacter batillariae genome harbors these coding sequences:
- a CDS encoding nucleotide pyrophosphohydrolase, which translates to MNIENAQKQVDDWIKNHGVRYFNELTNMAQLTEEVGEVARIIARRYGEQSEKESDKNKDLGEELADVLFVVLCLANQTGIDLQDAFEKKLNIKTKRDHNRHHNNQKLK; encoded by the coding sequence ATGAACATAGAAAACGCACAAAAACAGGTAGATGATTGGATTAAAAATCACGGAGTTCGTTATTTTAACGAATTAACCAACATGGCACAATTAACGGAAGAAGTTGGTGAAGTGGCAAGAATTATTGCAAGACGTTATGGAGAACAAAGTGAAAAAGAATCGGATAAAAATAAAGATTTAGGCGAAGAATTGGCAGATGTTTTATTCGTTGTTTTATGTTTGGCAAATCAAACAGGAATCGATTTGCAAGATGCTTTTGAGAAGAAGTTAAACATTAAAACAAAACGTGATCACAATCGCCATCACAACAACCAAAAATTAAAATAA